A section of the Glycine max mitochondrion, complete genome genome encodes:
- the orf145 gene encoding hypothetical protein, producing MESNQASSKTSPLTPQTGIGVTTTPGITMLRLHKPKPFLLLCSLQSLVINSIAHRKKFNSRLLSILCLLYGLVAVHLQKIHMYSRNSSARKGKRLRARKEEDFLIAFAGLSLSVDLSPLRAISYLLKQAIEYLSLWLLSASSFYP from the coding sequence ATGGAATCCAATCAGGCGTCTTCCAAGACAAGTCCTCTAACACCTCAAACAGGTATAGGAGTAACAACAACTCCAGGAATTACAATGCTCAGACTTCACAAACCGAAACCTTTCTTGCTCTTGTGTTCGCTCCAAAGCTTAGTAATCAATTCCATCGCTCACAGGAAGAAATTCAATTCCCGCTTGCTTTCCATCCTCTGCCTACTCTATGGTCTTGTAGCCGTTCACTTACAGAAAATCCATATGTATTCGAGAAATTCATCCGCAAGAAAAGGGAAGCGCTTACGAGCAAGAAAAGAAGAAGACTTTCTCATTGCATTTGCTGGCCTATCCCTATCTGTCGACCTTAGTCCTCTGCGAGCAATCTCATACCTTTTAAAGCAAGCGATTGAATACCTATCCCTATGGCTGCTATCTGCTTCTAGCTTCTATCCTTGA